The following are from one region of the Actinopolyspora halophila DSM 43834 genome:
- a CDS encoding endolytic transglycosylase MltG, protein MNDDLGLFTDEAGDESELRRQEDAESERFRRRRRRRTVTAVAGVLVLLIVVSGAVYGTSQLLSLGGYEDYEGSGSGEVVIQVEKGDTTSAIGRTLAEKDVVASPAAFVEAAKENKKITGIQPGFYSMRSRMSGSAAVSRIVSDEARAGRVEIRGGMQLADHVGPDEEVVPGILSLLGRAACGGSEGSADCAGKESLSKAATETPLSELGVPEWAASGAAEAPEPKRRLEGLILPGIYHVEPSADAPQVLRSVLSSSFEKMRSIGFPEIADGTKHSPYELVKVASLVQSEGIEKDFGKVARVAENRLDIDMRLQFDSTINYLLKEPSLLTEDENRAEEGPYNTYRSKGLPPTPISAPSAEAVDAAADPPPGEWMYFVKCQKDGTSCFSKTIEEHEKAKDKAENNGAY, encoded by the coding sequence GTGAACGACGATCTCGGCCTGTTCACCGATGAAGCCGGTGACGAATCTGAGCTGCGCAGGCAGGAGGACGCCGAAAGCGAACGGTTCCGCAGACGACGACGGCGCAGAACCGTCACGGCCGTGGCGGGGGTACTCGTGTTGCTGATCGTCGTCAGCGGTGCCGTCTACGGCACGTCGCAGTTGCTTAGCCTCGGCGGTTACGAGGACTACGAGGGATCCGGTAGCGGTGAGGTGGTCATCCAGGTCGAGAAGGGGGACACCACCAGCGCCATCGGACGGACGCTCGCGGAGAAGGACGTGGTGGCCTCGCCCGCCGCTTTCGTCGAAGCGGCCAAGGAGAACAAGAAGATCACCGGAATTCAGCCGGGCTTCTACTCGATGCGTTCCAGGATGTCCGGCTCGGCTGCCGTGAGCCGGATCGTCTCGGACGAGGCCAGAGCGGGTCGGGTCGAGATCCGCGGCGGGATGCAGCTCGCGGACCACGTGGGGCCGGACGAGGAGGTCGTGCCCGGCATCCTCTCCCTGCTGGGACGGGCCGCCTGTGGCGGGAGCGAGGGCTCCGCTGACTGCGCGGGCAAGGAGAGCTTGTCCAAGGCGGCCACCGAGACGCCGTTGTCCGAGCTCGGTGTTCCCGAGTGGGCGGCCTCCGGCGCGGCCGAGGCACCGGAACCGAAGCGCAGGCTGGAAGGGCTGATCCTGCCCGGCATCTACCACGTGGAGCCTTCGGCCGACGCGCCCCAGGTGCTGCGCTCGGTGTTGAGCAGTTCCTTCGAGAAGATGCGGTCCATCGGTTTCCCCGAGATCGCGGACGGGACGAAGCACTCCCCCTACGAGCTGGTCAAAGTGGCCTCGTTGGTGCAGAGCGAAGGGATCGAGAAGGACTTCGGCAAGGTGGCAAGGGTCGCCGAGAACCGGCTGGACATCGACATGAGGCTGCAGTTCGACTCGACGATCAACTACCTGCTGAAGGAACCCTCGCTGCTGACCGAGGACGAGAACCGGGCCGAGGAAGGGCCGTACAACACCTACCGGAGCAAGGGATTGCCACCGACCCCGATCTCCGCGCCGAGCGCGGAAGCCGTCGATGCGGCTGCCGACCCACCTCCGGGGGAGTGGATGTACTTTGTCAAGTGCCAGAAGGACGGCACCTCGTGCTTTTCGAAGACGATCGAGGAGCACGAGAAGGCCAAGGACAAGGCCGAGAACAACGGCGCCTACTGA
- a CDS encoding shikimate dehydrogenase yields the protein MTDGVSRDEDSRPRRAGVVGSPVEHSLSPVLHGAAYRALGLGHWSYERVERDADGLYRLVGELDEDWVGLSVTMPGKQAALALADSAAERARAVGAANTLVRTRDAGWAADCTDVDGVVGALRAAGGFAGGGSALLLGAGGTALAALAAFAELGIPEVALVVREPARAEDALAAAERLGVRVTTRRLDSTDLARTAAESDVVVSTLPAGAVDERAHELARGRLVLDVVYHPWPTPLATAVHEGGGRLATGLDMLLHQAFGQVEQFTGEKAPGAVMRDALSAATGGELPLPLVGERGE from the coding sequence ATGACTGACGGGGTCTCGCGGGACGAGGATTCACGGCCCCGCCGCGCGGGAGTGGTCGGTTCTCCTGTCGAGCACTCCCTGTCCCCCGTGCTGCACGGAGCCGCCTACCGCGCGTTGGGGCTGGGCCACTGGTCGTACGAGCGCGTCGAACGGGACGCGGACGGGCTGTACCGGTTGGTCGGGGAACTGGACGAGGACTGGGTCGGTCTTTCCGTGACGATGCCGGGCAAGCAGGCGGCGCTGGCACTGGCGGACAGCGCCGCGGAACGGGCACGTGCCGTGGGAGCCGCCAACACGCTGGTTCGTACGCGGGACGCAGGCTGGGCGGCGGACTGCACCGATGTGGACGGGGTCGTCGGGGCGCTGCGCGCCGCGGGCGGCTTCGCGGGAGGCGGTAGTGCTCTGCTGCTGGGAGCGGGGGGTACCGCGCTGGCCGCGCTGGCCGCGTTCGCGGAACTGGGGATCCCCGAGGTGGCCCTCGTCGTCCGCGAGCCCGCCCGGGCGGAGGACGCGCTGGCCGCTGCCGAGCGACTGGGCGTGCGGGTGACCACGCGGCGACTGGACTCCACGGACCTGGCACGCACGGCCGCGGAGTCGGACGTCGTGGTCTCCACCCTGCCGGCGGGGGCCGTTGACGAGCGTGCGCACGAGCTGGCCAGGGGGCGTCTCGTGCTCGACGTCGTTTACCACCCGTGGCCGACCCCGCTGGCCACCGCCGTGCACGAGGGGGGCGGAAGGTTGGCCACCGGACTGGACATGCTGCTGCACCAGGCGTTCGGCCAGGTGGAGCAGTTCACCGGGGAGAAGGCCCCCGGAGCGGTGATGCGTGACGCGCTCTCCGCGGCGACGGGGGGCGAACTGCCGTTGCCGCTGGTCGGAGAGCGTGGAGAGTGA
- the ruvX gene encoding Holliday junction resolvase RuvX, which yields MGGRADPGPGRRIGVDVGEARVGVAVSDPAPLLATPLSTLKRDRSGKTDLIRLVELVNEYEVVEIVVGLPVTLAGRQGRSADIARSYADALEARAGGVPVRLSDERLTTVTATRMLSDRGIRGKRQRAVVDQAAAVEILQSWLDARGRSE from the coding sequence ATGGGGGGCCGTGCCGACCCCGGCCCCGGCAGGCGCATCGGTGTGGATGTGGGCGAGGCCAGAGTGGGCGTCGCGGTGAGCGACCCGGCGCCCCTGCTGGCCACTCCGCTCAGCACCCTCAAGAGGGACCGGTCCGGCAAGACCGACCTGATCAGGCTCGTCGAGCTGGTGAACGAGTACGAGGTCGTCGAGATCGTGGTCGGCCTGCCGGTCACCCTGGCGGGGCGGCAAGGACGGTCGGCGGACATAGCACGCTCCTACGCCGATGCCCTGGAAGCACGTGCAGGCGGGGTGCCGGTGCGCTTGAGTGACGAGCGACTCACTACCGTGACGGCCACACGGATGCTTTCCGACCGCGGGATTCGTGGTAAGCGTCAGCGTGCCGTGGTGGATCAGGCCGCCGCGGTGGAGATCCTGCAGTCCTGGCTGGACGCGCGTGGCCGAAGCGAGTGA
- a CDS encoding HPr family phosphocarrier protein, producing MPERHVTVASKVGLHARPAAMLAKAAADQPVKITIRKQETEPVEAASILGLMTLGAAHGDEVVLAADGEGAEDALDHIAELVGSELEGS from the coding sequence ATGCCAGAACGACACGTCACCGTCGCGAGCAAGGTGGGGCTGCACGCACGTCCGGCCGCCATGCTGGCGAAGGCCGCTGCCGATCAACCGGTGAAGATCACCATCCGCAAGCAGGAGACCGAGCCCGTCGAGGCGGCCAGCATCCTGGGACTGATGACGCTGGGCGCCGCCCACGGCGACGAAGTCGTGCTGGCCGCCGACGGTGAAGGCGCCGAGGACGCGCTGGACCACATCGCGGAACTGGTCGGAAGCGAGCTCGAGGGTTCCTGA